A single genomic interval of Tsukamurella paurometabola harbors:
- a CDS encoding TetR/AcrR family transcriptional regulator, with protein sequence MPTTANRGRRRAEHLGPERRRPQVLDAALEIAARDGLAAVTIGTVADRLQVTRPVIYSCFPDRVALITELLDRETETMMTYVLTSLHNAHGEDPETAFIIGMRGLLDAVNERADTWQLLFSGVTDPEVVHRVRGARATLAKQAEEWIRPALVRWWDMQDLDEKLPMLMELFVSACEAAVRSMLAGRPDDAGPGWRGDSERIGAFYGSAIYRAFHGA encoded by the coding sequence ATGCCGACCACCGCCAACCGCGGGCGCCGCCGCGCCGAGCACCTCGGGCCCGAGCGTCGCCGCCCCCAGGTCCTCGACGCCGCGCTGGAGATCGCCGCGCGCGACGGCCTCGCCGCCGTGACCATCGGCACCGTCGCCGATCGCCTGCAGGTCACGCGCCCCGTCATCTACTCCTGCTTCCCGGACCGCGTCGCGCTCATCACCGAGCTGCTCGACCGCGAGACCGAGACGATGATGACCTACGTCCTCACGTCGCTGCACAACGCGCACGGCGAGGATCCCGAGACCGCGTTCATCATCGGCATGCGCGGGCTGCTCGACGCCGTGAACGAGCGGGCCGACACGTGGCAGCTGCTGTTCTCCGGCGTCACCGATCCGGAGGTCGTGCACCGCGTCCGGGGGGCCCGCGCGACGCTGGCGAAGCAGGCCGAGGAGTGGATCCGGCCCGCCCTCGTCCGCTGGTGGGACATGCAGGACCTCGACGAGAAGCTGCCCATGCTCATGGAACTGTTCGTGTCCGCCTGCGAGGCCGCCGTGCGGTCGATGCTCGCCGGCCGCCCCGACGACGCCGGGCCGGGATGGCGCGGCGATTCCGAGCGGATCGGCGCGTTCTACGGCTCCGCGATCTACCGCGCCTTCCACGGCGCCTGA
- a CDS encoding isochorismatase family protein → MSLPRTVAYDLPEIECPDTVDWTVEPARAVLLIHDMQEHFVGPFERDAEPLRTVVPNIVALRAAARAAGVPVVYTAQPGDQDPEERALLTDFWGPGLKTANQDIITELTPADDDVLLTKWRYSAFAKSDLAERMRAWGRDQLVIAGIYAHIGIMTTALDAFMRDVQPYVVRDAVADFSAQDHANALTYVAGRCGRVETTSKVLEALR, encoded by the coding sequence GTGAGCCTGCCCAGAACGGTCGCCTACGACCTGCCCGAGATCGAGTGCCCCGACACCGTCGACTGGACGGTCGAACCGGCGCGCGCCGTCCTGCTGATCCACGACATGCAGGAGCATTTCGTCGGCCCGTTCGAGCGCGACGCGGAGCCGCTGCGCACCGTCGTGCCGAACATCGTGGCGCTGCGCGCCGCGGCCCGCGCGGCCGGCGTGCCCGTGGTCTACACGGCGCAGCCCGGCGATCAGGACCCCGAGGAGCGGGCGCTGCTCACCGACTTCTGGGGACCCGGCCTGAAGACGGCGAACCAGGACATCATCACGGAGCTGACCCCCGCCGACGACGACGTCCTGCTCACCAAGTGGCGCTACAGCGCCTTCGCCAAGTCGGACCTCGCCGAGCGGATGCGGGCCTGGGGCCGCGATCAGCTGGTCATCGCCGGCATCTACGCCCACATCGGGATCATGACCACGGCCCTCGACGCCTTCATGCGCGACGTACAGCCCTACGTGGTGCGCGACGCCGTCGCCGACTTCTCCGCACAGGATCACGCCAACGCGCTCACCTATGTGGCGGGCCGATGCGGCAGAGTGGAGACTACGAGCAAGGTTCTGGAGGCACTGCGATGA
- a CDS encoding SDR family oxidoreductase, with protein MHTFITGAASGIGAATALRLARRGPVALADRDADGLVATARAVAAAGGTATSHVLDVTDADAVAAALDAAETAGGPVDALAHCAGILVAGPLLDTPAEDWASALAVNLTGTVHVLTAAARRMAERGAGAAVIVGSNAGNGPRVGLGAYGASKAAAHNAALTLALELAGSGVRINVVAPGSTATPMQTAFGGAAAAEAAIAGDLSRHRLGIPLGRIADADDIAGAIDYLLSPDARHVTAQVLTVDGGATV; from the coding sequence ATGCACACATTCATCACCGGCGCCGCCTCCGGGATCGGCGCCGCGACCGCGCTGCGGCTCGCGCGACGCGGCCCCGTCGCCCTCGCCGACCGCGACGCCGACGGGCTCGTCGCGACCGCGCGCGCCGTCGCCGCGGCGGGCGGCACCGCCACCTCGCACGTCCTCGACGTGACCGACGCGGACGCGGTCGCCGCCGCGCTCGACGCCGCCGAGACGGCCGGCGGCCCCGTCGACGCCCTCGCGCACTGCGCGGGCATCCTGGTCGCCGGGCCGCTCCTCGACACCCCCGCCGAGGACTGGGCGTCCGCCCTGGCGGTGAACCTCACCGGCACCGTCCACGTGCTCACCGCTGCCGCCCGGCGGATGGCCGAGCGCGGCGCCGGCGCCGCCGTGATCGTCGGCTCCAACGCGGGGAACGGCCCGCGCGTCGGCCTGGGCGCGTACGGCGCGTCGAAGGCCGCCGCGCACAACGCGGCCCTGACGCTCGCGCTCGAACTGGCCGGCAGCGGCGTGCGGATCAACGTCGTCGCCCCCGGCTCCACCGCCACGCCCATGCAGACCGCGTTCGGCGGGGCCGCCGCCGCGGAGGCCGCGATCGCGGGAGACCTCTCCCGGCACCGGCTGGGCATCCCGCTCGGGCGGATCGCGGACGCCGACGACATCGCCGGCGCGATCGACTACCTGCTCTCGCCCGATGCGCGGCACGTGACCGCGCAGGTACTCACCGTCGACGGAGGCGCCACCGTATGA
- a CDS encoding isochorismate synthase: protein MTASTSGESGHPHFLLTAAGQRLAARGTVATFVDPHAAAAALRAGTAPAVVGALPFDLDDPAALTVPEQFGDAAPGAGRPAGGAPADLPTLTQTAQHPAPAEHVDRVRRAVALIDASELQKVVLARAVDFEADAPLDPLAVAAALEQRDLEGNAFAVDLRAAGGGYRGRWLVGSSPEILVGRMGNTVFCHPFAGTATSPEGLLDSQKDREEHAYVVDEIAAALAPLCAELDVPAAPSVTRAGPVWHLGTKIEGRLADPATSALDLALALHPTPAVCGFPRRTAARAIAEIEGERGFYAGAVGWTTANGDGHWRVSIRCAELDGARLRAYAGGGIVGASDPQAELAETRNKLRTVLGPFRLTETARS, encoded by the coding sequence ATGACGGCGAGTACGAGCGGGGAGAGCGGCCATCCGCACTTCCTGCTGACCGCCGCCGGTCAGCGCCTCGCCGCCCGCGGCACCGTCGCGACCTTCGTCGACCCGCACGCCGCTGCCGCGGCCCTGCGCGCCGGCACCGCCCCCGCAGTGGTGGGCGCGCTGCCGTTCGACCTCGACGATCCCGCCGCGCTGACGGTGCCGGAGCAGTTCGGCGACGCGGCGCCGGGCGCCGGGCGCCCGGCGGGCGGCGCACCCGCCGACCTGCCGACCCTGACCCAGACCGCCCAGCACCCCGCGCCCGCCGAGCACGTCGACCGGGTGCGCCGCGCCGTCGCCCTCATCGACGCCTCCGAGCTGCAGAAGGTGGTGCTCGCCCGCGCCGTCGACTTCGAGGCCGACGCCCCGCTCGATCCGCTCGCGGTGGCCGCCGCGCTCGAGCAGCGCGACCTCGAGGGCAACGCCTTCGCGGTGGACCTGCGCGCCGCCGGCGGCGGCTACCGCGGCCGCTGGCTCGTCGGCTCGAGCCCGGAGATCCTCGTGGGCCGCATGGGCAACACCGTCTTCTGCCACCCCTTCGCCGGGACCGCGACCTCGCCCGAGGGCCTGCTGGACTCGCAGAAGGACCGCGAGGAGCACGCCTACGTCGTCGACGAGATCGCGGCCGCGCTCGCGCCGCTCTGCGCCGAACTGGACGTGCCCGCCGCGCCGTCGGTCACCCGCGCCGGACCGGTGTGGCACCTCGGCACCAAGATCGAGGGCCGGCTCGCCGACCCCGCGACCAGCGCGCTCGACCTCGCGCTCGCCCTGCACCCGACCCCCGCCGTGTGCGGCTTCCCGCGCCGCACGGCCGCCCGCGCCATCGCCGAGATCGAGGGCGAGCGGGGCTTCTACGCCGGCGCCGTCGGCTGGACCACCGCGAACGGCGACGGGCACTGGCGCGTCAGCATCCGGTGCGCCGAGCTCGACGGTGCGCGACTGCGCGCCTACGCCGGGGGCGGCATCGTCGGGGCGTCGGACCCGCAGGCCGAGCTCGCCGAGACCCGCAACAAGCTGCGGACCGTGCTGGGGCCCTTCCGCCTCACCGAGACCGCGCGGAGCTGA
- a CDS encoding (2,3-dihydroxybenzoyl)adenylate synthase, translated as MTSTETRYFPEEFAERYRAAGYWTGETFAGFLPEAAERFGDAEALVAQDVAGAPVRLSYRELDTAAAMTAAGLRATGIAAGDRVVLQLPNTAEFVTVLFGLFRLGAVPVFALPAHRRSELVHFVRTAGAKALITAATINRFDHRALAAEVAAETGAEVHVVDDLTFGATAGETAADVDGASGAGIASGAPATVDPEGLAFLQLSGGTTGVPKLIPRTHADYLYSVRESARICGLGPGSRFLVVLPVAHNFPMSSPGILGVLWAGGTVVLGTDPAPPRAFPLIEAEKVTMTSLVPPLAMLWLQARAGGGAGATADLSSLDVLQVGGAKFPPEAARRVAPELGCRLQQVFGMAEGLVNYTRDDDPEDLVLGTQGRAISPDDEVRVLDDDGKPVADGDPGHLWTRGPYTIRGYLGGVDAESFDAEGFYRTGDIVRRLPSGHLVVEGRAKDQINRGGEKIAAEEVENHLLAHPLVIDAAIVAVADEFLGERTCAVLLTGDDRPTVPDVKKFVRARGVAEYKVPDRVEFVAEFPTTGVGKISRRELRRALADLVRREDEARKNEEKL; from the coding sequence ATGACCAGCACCGAGACCCGCTACTTCCCTGAGGAGTTCGCCGAGCGCTATCGCGCGGCGGGCTACTGGACCGGCGAGACCTTCGCCGGTTTCCTGCCCGAGGCCGCGGAGCGCTTCGGCGACGCCGAGGCGCTCGTCGCCCAGGACGTCGCCGGCGCGCCGGTGCGACTGAGCTACCGCGAGCTGGACACGGCGGCGGCCATGACCGCGGCGGGATTGCGTGCCACGGGGATCGCCGCCGGCGACCGGGTGGTGCTGCAACTGCCGAACACGGCGGAGTTCGTCACCGTGCTCTTCGGGCTGTTCCGCCTCGGGGCGGTCCCGGTCTTCGCGCTACCCGCGCACCGCCGCAGTGAGCTCGTGCACTTCGTGCGCACCGCCGGGGCGAAGGCCCTGATCACCGCGGCGACCATCAACCGCTTCGACCACCGCGCGCTGGCCGCCGAGGTCGCCGCCGAGACCGGCGCCGAGGTGCACGTCGTCGATGACCTGACGTTCGGCGCCACGGCGGGGGAGACCGCCGCCGATGTCGACGGCGCCTCCGGCGCCGGGATCGCGAGTGGGGCGCCGGCCACCGTCGACCCCGAGGGCCTGGCGTTCCTGCAGCTCTCCGGCGGCACCACCGGCGTGCCCAAGCTCATCCCGCGCACGCACGCCGACTACCTGTACTCCGTCCGCGAGTCCGCGAGGATCTGCGGACTCGGCCCCGGCAGCCGCTTCCTCGTGGTGCTGCCCGTGGCGCACAACTTCCCGATGAGCAGCCCCGGCATCCTCGGCGTGCTCTGGGCCGGCGGCACCGTCGTGCTCGGGACCGACCCGGCACCGCCCCGGGCCTTCCCCCTGATCGAGGCCGAGAAGGTGACGATGACCTCCCTGGTACCGCCGCTCGCGATGCTCTGGCTGCAGGCCCGAGCAGGTGGCGGCGCCGGCGCGACGGCTGATCTGAGCAGCCTCGACGTGCTGCAGGTCGGCGGCGCGAAGTTCCCGCCCGAGGCCGCCCGGCGCGTGGCTCCCGAGCTCGGCTGCCGGCTGCAGCAGGTCTTCGGCATGGCCGAGGGCCTGGTCAACTACACCCGCGACGACGACCCCGAGGACCTGGTCCTGGGCACCCAGGGCCGCGCCATCTCGCCCGACGACGAGGTCCGCGTGCTCGACGACGACGGGAAGCCCGTCGCCGACGGCGACCCCGGCCACCTCTGGACGCGGGGCCCGTACACGATCCGCGGCTACCTCGGAGGTGTCGACGCCGAATCCTTCGACGCCGAGGGCTTCTACCGCACCGGCGACATCGTGCGCAGGCTGCCGAGCGGGCACCTCGTGGTCGAGGGCCGCGCCAAGGACCAGATCAACCGCGGCGGCGAGAAGATCGCCGCGGAGGAGGTGGAGAACCACCTCCTGGCCCACCCGCTGGTGATCGACGCGGCGATCGTGGCCGTCGCCGACGAGTTCCTCGGCGAGCGGACCTGCGCCGTGCTCCTCACCGGTGACGACCGGCCCACCGTGCCCGACGTGAAGAAGTTCGTCCGCGCCCGCGGCGTGGCCGAGTACAAGGTGCCCGATCGGGTGGAGTTCGTCGCCGAATTCCCCACGACGGGCGTCGGCAAGATCAGTCGCCGCGAACTGCGGCGCGCGCTGGCGGACCTCGTCCGGCGCGAGGACGAGGCGCGCAAGAACGAGGAGAAGCTGTGA
- a CDS encoding ABC transporter ATP-binding protein, with protein MSAPPTGATGTLPVADGAETFRYARGLLAGKRGTLALVVVVLLAGAALGLAVPWGFGAMVDVAIDGGGYPAVLRIGGLMAAAAIASAALTGAGIALSARLFETALARLRESMVGAALRLSQARVEDAGSGDLVSRATDDVGVVSQAISRGVPALARSGFSVAVTVAGFAALDWRFLVVVLVVLPVYVLGARMYVRTAPPVYRSERAAMAERAHHMLGSIRGLPTVHAYDLMDRASLRVGDGSWRVVRWSMRARIVQNRLFGRVNLAEFVGMAAILLLGVALVAGDLVTVGAVTTAMLLFLRLFGPIGALLMVMDDIQSAGASLARIVGVIRLADDEAAGPAPSGTVDVSDGPPRVEVDGLAFGYGDGRRVLDGVTVHLEPGETVAVVGTSGAGKTTLAALIAGVHVPRAGTIRIGGTDLADLPDAAAPVLLTQDVHVFAGTLAEDLRMAAPSASDADLRAALERVGAAEWVALLDDGLETVVGAGGHALTPQREQQLALARLVLLDPTVAILDEATADADSADADVLEEAAQAALAGRTALVVAHRLSQAARADRILVMERGAVVEQGTHDELRRAGGRYAALWAAWSRHR; from the coding sequence GTGAGCGCTCCCCCGACCGGAGCCACCGGCACGCTGCCCGTCGCCGACGGTGCCGAGACCTTCCGCTACGCCCGCGGCCTGCTGGCAGGGAAGCGGGGCACCCTCGCGCTCGTCGTCGTGGTGCTGCTCGCCGGGGCGGCGCTCGGCCTGGCGGTGCCGTGGGGCTTCGGCGCCATGGTGGACGTGGCGATCGACGGGGGCGGGTACCCCGCCGTGCTGCGGATCGGCGGGCTCATGGCCGCCGCGGCGATCGCGTCCGCGGCCCTCACCGGCGCCGGCATCGCGCTCTCGGCGCGACTCTTCGAGACGGCGCTCGCCCGGCTCCGCGAGTCCATGGTCGGCGCCGCCCTGCGGCTGTCCCAGGCCCGCGTCGAGGACGCCGGCTCCGGGGATCTCGTCTCCCGCGCCACCGACGACGTCGGCGTGGTCAGCCAGGCCATCTCCCGCGGCGTACCGGCGCTCGCCCGCTCGGGCTTCTCCGTCGCGGTGACGGTCGCCGGTTTCGCCGCCCTCGACTGGCGCTTCCTCGTCGTGGTGCTCGTCGTGCTGCCGGTCTACGTGCTCGGCGCCCGCATGTACGTGCGGACCGCGCCCCCGGTGTACCGGTCCGAGCGGGCCGCCATGGCGGAACGGGCGCACCACATGCTCGGCTCGATCCGAGGCCTGCCCACCGTGCACGCCTACGACCTCATGGACCGCGCGAGCCTGCGTGTCGGTGACGGCTCCTGGCGGGTCGTGCGGTGGAGCATGCGCGCGCGGATCGTGCAGAACCGCCTGTTCGGGCGGGTCAACCTCGCCGAGTTCGTCGGGATGGCGGCGATTCTGCTGCTCGGCGTCGCGCTGGTGGCCGGCGACCTCGTCACCGTCGGCGCGGTCACCACCGCGATGCTGCTGTTCCTGCGGCTGTTCGGGCCGATCGGCGCGCTGCTCATGGTGATGGACGACATCCAGTCCGCGGGCGCCTCGCTCGCGCGGATCGTCGGCGTGATCCGCCTCGCCGACGACGAGGCCGCGGGCCCGGCACCGTCGGGGACGGTGGACGTGAGTGACGGCCCGCCCCGCGTGGAGGTCGACGGGCTCGCGTTCGGCTACGGCGACGGGCGCCGCGTGCTCGACGGGGTGACGGTGCACCTGGAGCCGGGGGAGACGGTCGCCGTGGTCGGCACCTCCGGCGCGGGCAAGACCACCCTGGCTGCGCTCATCGCCGGCGTGCACGTGCCCCGGGCCGGGACGATCCGGATCGGCGGCACCGACCTCGCGGACCTCCCCGACGCCGCGGCCCCCGTGCTGCTCACGCAGGACGTGCACGTCTTCGCCGGCACCCTCGCCGAGGACCTGCGGATGGCGGCACCGTCGGCCTCCGACGCGGACCTGCGCGCTGCACTCGAGCGGGTGGGCGCCGCCGAGTGGGTGGCGCTGCTCGACGACGGGCTCGAGACCGTGGTCGGCGCCGGCGGCCACGCCCTGACGCCGCAGCGCGAGCAGCAGCTCGCGCTGGCCCGCCTCGTGCTACTGGACCCGACCGTCGCGATCCTCGACGAGGCCACGGCCGACGCGGACAGCGCCGACGCGGATGTACTGGAGGAGGCCGCGCAGGCCGCGCTCGCCGGGCGCACCGCCCTCGTCGTGGCGCACCGGCTCAGCCAGGCGGCCCGGGCCGACCGGATCCTCGTGATGGAGCGCGGCGCCGTCGTGGAGCAGGGCACGCACGACGAGCTGCGGCGCGCGGGCGGACGGTACGCCGCCCTGTGGGCCGCGTGGAGCCGGCACCGGTGA
- a CDS encoding ABC transporter transmembrane domain-containing protein, producing the protein MADWTGSRLPVFFEAPERQPEHRPIPVDADTTPRQLVLRTMLGDRARTLPAGLLIVGHQVGEALVPVVMGLAIDRAVRTGDWAATLRWVLVLAVLFAFLSFSFRFGSRIGFLGMNTVQHRLRTQVTDRILDPRGLGGGHSPGVLLSIATSDVQRLAMSVALGLYPVGELAAIVFCGAVLLSISWQLGLLVLLGAPAMLWCLDKAGGSLRARSEAEQRAAGEAAGAAADLVAGFRVVKGMHAEAEADRRYRSASARALAAVIRARRSEGVYVGAMEAVAAVFVVLVGVLAGLKTVHGDLTVGQLITVVGLTQVVMAPLQAMGTNVGKFWVAGNASATRVLMVLQAPFARDEGVLHAHDGEDVPVRVTGVPAGEGVVDLEFPPAGVTAVVCGAETTAAATALLARTGAPRPGATVTVGGTDLYTLTQPAALRTVRVAPHATTLFEGTVEENVAAGGAPDRVAAALLAAACDDVLDVLPDGLQTSVGEAGRLLSGGQRQRVALARALATDTRTLVLVDPTSAVDSVTEAAIADRLGAAREGLATVIFTSSPTLIAAADTVLTVTPAGAEVHA; encoded by the coding sequence GTGGCGGACTGGACCGGCAGCCGGCTGCCGGTGTTCTTCGAGGCGCCCGAGCGGCAGCCGGAGCACCGGCCGATCCCGGTGGACGCCGACACCACGCCGCGGCAGCTGGTGCTGCGGACCATGCTCGGCGACCGGGCGCGCACCCTGCCCGCGGGCCTGCTCATCGTCGGGCACCAGGTGGGCGAGGCGCTGGTTCCCGTCGTGATGGGCCTCGCCATCGACCGCGCCGTCCGGACCGGGGACTGGGCCGCCACGCTCCGCTGGGTGCTCGTGCTCGCGGTCCTGTTCGCGTTCCTCTCGTTCAGCTTCCGGTTCGGTTCCCGCATCGGCTTCCTCGGCATGAACACCGTGCAGCACCGGCTGCGCACGCAGGTCACGGACCGGATCCTCGATCCCCGCGGCCTGGGCGGCGGTCACTCGCCGGGCGTGCTGCTGTCCATCGCGACCTCCGACGTGCAGCGCCTCGCCATGTCCGTCGCGCTCGGGCTCTACCCCGTCGGCGAGTTGGCGGCGATCGTCTTCTGCGGCGCCGTGCTGCTGTCCATCTCCTGGCAACTGGGCCTCCTGGTGCTGCTCGGCGCACCGGCGATGCTGTGGTGCCTCGACAAGGCCGGCGGCTCCCTCCGCGCCCGCAGCGAGGCCGAACAGCGCGCCGCCGGCGAGGCCGCCGGCGCCGCGGCCGACCTCGTCGCCGGGTTCCGCGTGGTCAAGGGCATGCACGCCGAGGCCGAGGCGGACCGTCGCTACCGGTCCGCGAGCGCCCGCGCCCTCGCCGCGGTGATCCGGGCCCGCCGCTCCGAGGGCGTGTACGTGGGCGCGATGGAGGCCGTCGCCGCGGTCTTCGTCGTGCTGGTGGGCGTGCTCGCCGGGCTCAAGACCGTGCACGGCGACCTCACCGTCGGCCAGCTCATCACCGTGGTGGGCCTCACCCAGGTGGTGATGGCGCCGCTGCAGGCCATGGGCACCAACGTCGGCAAGTTCTGGGTCGCGGGCAATGCCTCGGCCACGCGCGTGCTCATGGTGCTGCAGGCGCCCTTCGCCCGCGACGAGGGCGTGCTGCACGCGCACGACGGGGAGGACGTCCCCGTGCGCGTCACCGGCGTCCCCGCCGGGGAGGGCGTCGTCGACCTGGAGTTCCCGCCCGCCGGGGTCACCGCCGTCGTGTGCGGCGCCGAGACCACCGCCGCGGCGACCGCGCTGCTCGCGCGCACCGGCGCGCCGCGACCGGGCGCGACGGTCACCGTCGGCGGCACCGACCTCTACACGCTCACCCAGCCCGCGGCGCTGCGGACGGTGCGCGTCGCGCCCCACGCCACCACCCTGTTCGAGGGCACCGTCGAGGAGAACGTCGCCGCCGGGGGCGCGCCCGACCGGGTCGCCGCGGCGCTGCTCGCCGCCGCCTGCGACGACGTCCTCGACGTGCTGCCCGACGGGCTGCAGACGTCGGTCGGCGAGGCCGGGCGGCTGCTCTCCGGCGGCCAGCGGCAGCGCGTCGCGCTGGCCCGCGCGCTCGCCACCGACACCCGGACGCTGGTGCTCGTCGACCCCACCAGCGCCGTCGACTCCGTCACCGAGGCCGCTATCGCCGACCGGCTGGGTGCCGCTCGCGAGGGCCTCGCCACCGTGATCTTCACGTCGTCGCCGACGCTGATCGCCGCCGCCGACACCGTCCTCACCGTGACCCCGGCCGGAGCGGAGGTGCACGCGTGA
- a CDS encoding methionyl-tRNA formyltransferase — translation MRVVTFGFQTWGHRTLSAVLDAGHEVALAVTHPVSDNPYERMWNDSVEELAAERGVPVHLAKKPDDALFEAVSAAAPDIIVANNWRTWLPRSIYDMPRLGTLNIHDSLLPKYAGFSPLIWALINGETHVGVTAHLMDEGLDTGPIIAQESVAVGPTDRTVDLFHRTVDLIGPLVARSLRELEAGTAQPIPQDPAAATYFHKRSDADSAIDWSWPADAIERLIRAQSDPYPNAHTVFRGERLAITAASVSSKRYGGTPGRVCVPDGDGIAVVAGPDAWRGGNPALVVERVRTADGAEHPAAKILADSGAYLG, via the coding sequence ATGCGCGTCGTCACCTTCGGCTTCCAGACCTGGGGCCACCGCACACTGTCCGCCGTCCTCGATGCCGGCCACGAGGTCGCGCTCGCCGTGACCCACCCCGTCTCCGACAATCCCTACGAGCGGATGTGGAACGACTCCGTCGAGGAGCTGGCCGCCGAGCGGGGTGTGCCGGTGCACCTCGCGAAGAAGCCCGACGACGCTCTCTTCGAAGCGGTCTCGGCCGCCGCGCCGGACATCATCGTCGCCAACAACTGGCGCACCTGGCTGCCGAGATCGATCTACGACATGCCGCGCCTGGGCACCCTCAACATCCACGACTCCTTGCTCCCGAAATACGCCGGCTTCTCGCCGCTGATCTGGGCGCTCATCAACGGTGAGACCCACGTCGGCGTCACCGCACACCTCATGGACGAAGGACTCGACACGGGGCCGATCATCGCGCAGGAGTCGGTCGCCGTCGGTCCCACGGACCGCACCGTCGACCTGTTCCACCGCACCGTCGACCTGATCGGGCCGCTCGTCGCCCGGTCGCTCCGAGAGCTGGAAGCCGGGACGGCGCAGCCGATCCCGCAGGACCCCGCCGCCGCGACGTACTTCCACAAGCGTTCCGACGCCGACAGTGCGATCGACTGGTCGTGGCCCGCCGACGCGATCGAGCGGCTCATCCGCGCCCAATCCGATCCGTACCCGAACGCCCACACCGTCTTCCGCGGCGAGCGGCTCGCGATCACGGCGGCCTCCGTGTCCAGCAAGCGGTACGGGGGCACGCCCGGCCGCGTCTGCGTGCCCGACGGCGACGGCATCGCCGTCGTCGCCGGACCCGACGCGTGGCGCGGCGGCAACCCCGCCCTCGTCGTCGAGCGGGTCCGCACCGCCGACGGCGCCGAGCACCCCGCCGCGAAGATCCTCGCCGATTCCGGCGCCTATCTCGGCTGA
- the ppk2 gene encoding polyphosphate kinase 2 gives MDLDLPVGIDLSAVSGREALQRIVDLRATEGFSVNDDDDDDPVLLTPERHVVDTWREGYPYAERMPRSEYERDKRLLQIELLKLQRWVKDTGQRLVIVFEGRDAAGKGGTIKRFMEHLNPRGARVVALVKPTEREAGEWYFQRYIDHFPTKGEIVLFDRSWYNRGGVERVMGFCSDEQHERWTHQVPLFEKMLVEDGIDVTKFWFSVTQLEQRTRFAIRQIDPVRQWKLSPMDLASLDKWDAYTAAKEEMFAATDTDYAPWTVVKSNDKKRARLNAMRYILDKFDYDNKDMDVLATGPDPLIVGRGRDLISD, from the coding sequence ATGGATCTCGACCTGCCCGTGGGCATCGACCTGAGCGCGGTCAGCGGCCGCGAGGCACTGCAGCGGATCGTGGACCTGCGGGCGACCGAGGGCTTCTCCGTGAACGACGACGATGACGACGATCCCGTGCTGCTCACGCCCGAGCGGCACGTCGTCGACACCTGGCGCGAGGGCTACCCCTACGCGGAGCGGATGCCGCGCTCGGAGTACGAACGCGACAAGCGGCTGCTGCAGATCGAGCTGCTCAAGCTGCAGCGCTGGGTCAAGGACACCGGGCAGCGCCTGGTCATCGTGTTCGAGGGCCGCGACGCCGCGGGCAAGGGCGGCACCATCAAGCGCTTCATGGAGCACCTCAACCCGCGTGGCGCGCGCGTGGTGGCGCTGGTCAAGCCCACCGAGCGCGAGGCGGGCGAGTGGTACTTCCAGCGCTACATCGACCACTTCCCGACCAAGGGCGAGATCGTCCTGTTCGACCGGTCCTGGTACAACCGCGGCGGCGTCGAGCGGGTCATGGGCTTCTGCTCCGACGAGCAGCACGAGCGCTGGACGCACCAGGTGCCGCTGTTCGAGAAGATGCTGGTCGAGGACGGCATCGACGTGACCAAGTTCTGGTTCTCCGTGACGCAGCTCGAGCAGCGCACCCGCTTCGCGATCCGCCAGATCGATCCCGTGCGGCAGTGGAAGCTCTCGCCGATGGACCTGGCCTCGCTGGACAAGTGGGACGCGTACACCGCGGCGAAGGAGGAGATGTTCGCCGCGACGGACACCGACTACGCGCCGTGGACCGTGGTCAAGAGCAACGACAAGAAGCGCGCCCGCCTCAACGCGATGCGCTACATCCTCGACAAGTTCGACTACGACAACAAGGACATGGACGTCCTCGCGACCGGACCCGATCCGCTCATCGTCGGGCGGGGCCGCGACCTCATCAGCGACTGA